In the Malus domestica chromosome 16, GDT2T_hap1 genome, one interval contains:
- the LOC103402694 gene encoding caffeoylshikimate esterase-like yields the protein MDFSRSLRLQTLELPLRFQTPIDHLHQNPTFSVPGGARGRIVSALRRPPIEGLSEELNSIARQNLDFARTRRQVRSAFVEVQEQLDHVLFKFPTGIRTDEWYERNSRGVEIFCKSWMPKQGVRIKGVMCFCHGYGDTCVFFFEGIARRIAAAGYAVYAMDYPGFGLSEGLHGYVPSFDQLADDVIEQYTKIKERPELKGLPRFILGQSMGGAVTLKVHLKEPYAWDGVVLVAPMCKIAEDVTPPAAALKILTLMSKVMPKAKLVPQKDLAELAFRDLRKREMAVYNVICYNDNVRLKTAVELLQATKDIEMQLEKVSAPLLVLHGAADKVTDPRVSQFLYEKASSKDKTLKLYPEGYHSILEGEPDDRILTVLDDIVTWLDSRVPLHSFSL from the exons ATGGACTTTTCTCGCTCCCTGAGACTCCAAACTCTCGAGCTTCCTCTCAGATTCCAAACCCCAATCGACCACCTCCACCAAAACCCCACATTCTCCGTCCCCGGAGGAGCTCGCGGCCGGATTGTTTCAGCCTTGAGAAGGCCACCCATTGAAGGTTTGAGCGAGGAGCTGAACTCGATCGCCAGGCAGAACCTCGACTTTGCCCGCACTCGCCGGCAGGTTCGATCCGCTTTCGTTGAAGTTCAGGAACAGCTCGATCATGTCCTGTTTAAG TTTCCAACTGGGATCAGAACAGATGAG TGGTACGAAAGGAATTCTAGGGGGGTGGAGATTTTCTGTAAAAGCTGGATGCCGAAACAAGGTGTTCGAATTAAAGGTGTAATGTGTTTTTGTCACGGATATGGTGATACTTGCGTTTTCTTCTTTGAAG GTATTGCCAGGCGAATTGCTGCAGCTGGCTACGCTGTATATGCCATGGACTATCCGGGTTTTGGTCTTTCAGAAGGATTGCATGGTTACGTCCCAAGCTTTGATCAATTAGCTGATGATGTGATCGAACAGTACACCAAGATTAAAG AAAGACCGGAGTTGAAAGGGTTGCCCCGCTTTATATTGGGGCAGTCCATGGGTGGTGCCGTTACTCTCAAAGTGCACCTAAAGGAACCATATGCATGGGATGGAGTAGTTCTTGTGGCACCAATGTGTAAA ATTGCAGAAGACGTAACACCTCCAGCAGCAGCTCTGAAGATATTAACTCTCATGTCAAAAGTTATGCCGAAAGCAAAGCTTGTCCCACAGAAAGATTTAGCGGAGCTGGCCTTCAGAGACCTTCGGAAACGGGAAATG GCTGTCTACAATGTGATATGCTACAACGACAATGTGCGGTTGAAGACTGCTGTGGAACTGCTACAAGCTACTAAGGATATTGAGATGCAACTCGAGAAG GTATCAGCGCCACTCCTAGTTCTTCATGGAGCTGCAGACAAGGTGACTGATCCTCGGGTGAGCCAGTTTCTTTATGAGAAGGCCTCTAGCAAGGATAAAACCCTAAAACTCTACCCGGAAGGTTATCATTCCATTCTCGAAGGAGAACCCGATGACAGAATTCTTACCGTCCTTGACGATATTGTCACTTGGCTGGATTCCCGCGTTCCCCTACATAGCTTTTCTCTCTGA